A genome region from Nocardia sp. NBC_00565 includes the following:
- a CDS encoding acyl-CoA dehydrogenase family protein: MVTTLRERRDDPVETDEQFRASLRAFLSEHHPGRGPKDPTERLAWQKAWLATLFDAGYAGPSWPREFGGMELSFARQVIYQEEYAKARVPRPLGTGLGIAAPTIIKYGTAEQKQRFLRPMLRGDMVWAQGYSEPGAGSDLPALRTSARREGGDPDSPNAEYIVNGQKVWNSAADIADIIFTLVRTGPPGSRQDGISYLLIDVHAPGVTVRPLRDLTGDAHFCEIFFNDVRVPVANRIGAENGGWPLVRTSLGHERAAGAMNQAALYRRVLDELIELAHERGATADPLVRDRLADFEMRVWIMRLTGMRTIADIMAKGEPGPASSTSRLFIVTFEQDLHEFALDLLGCYGILGRRDPHAVQRGRWVWGFLRTRASTIGAGTAEIQRNTIAEQVLGLPRDPAMPDVRRSR; this comes from the coding sequence ATGGTGACGACCTTGCGCGAGCGCCGCGACGATCCGGTCGAGACCGATGAGCAGTTCCGGGCGAGCCTGCGCGCCTTTCTGAGCGAGCACCATCCCGGCCGCGGACCCAAGGACCCGACGGAGCGACTGGCTTGGCAAAAGGCATGGCTCGCCACGCTTTTCGATGCCGGGTACGCCGGTCCGAGCTGGCCGCGCGAATTCGGCGGGATGGAGCTGAGCTTCGCCCGTCAGGTGATCTATCAGGAGGAGTACGCGAAGGCCAGGGTGCCGCGACCGCTGGGCACCGGACTCGGCATCGCCGCGCCGACGATCATCAAATACGGCACGGCCGAGCAGAAGCAGCGGTTTCTGCGTCCGATGCTGCGCGGCGACATGGTGTGGGCCCAAGGGTATTCCGAGCCGGGCGCGGGATCGGATCTCCCGGCGTTGCGCACCTCGGCGCGACGCGAGGGTGGCGATCCCGACTCCCCGAACGCCGAGTACATCGTCAACGGGCAGAAGGTGTGGAACAGCGCGGCCGATATCGCCGACATCATCTTCACCCTGGTCCGCACCGGTCCGCCCGGATCACGGCAGGACGGGATCAGTTATCTGCTGATCGACGTGCACGCCCCTGGCGTGACCGTGCGGCCGCTGCGCGATCTGACCGGGGACGCGCACTTCTGCGAGATCTTCTTCAACGATGTGCGGGTGCCGGTCGCCAACCGGATCGGCGCGGAGAACGGCGGCTGGCCGCTGGTGCGTACGAGCCTGGGCCACGAGCGCGCGGCCGGGGCGATGAATCAGGCCGCGCTGTACCGGCGCGTGCTCGACGAGCTGATCGAATTGGCGCACGAGCGCGGGGCGACCGCGGATCCGCTGGTGCGCGATCGGCTCGCGGATTTCGAAATGCGGGTGTGGATCATGCGCCTGACCGGTATGCGGACGATCGCCGACATCATGGCCAAGGGTGAGCCGGGGCCCGCGTCGTCGACATCGCGGTTGTTCATCGTGACCTTCGAACAGGACCTGCACGAGTTCGCCCTCGATCTGCTCGGCTGCTACGGCATCCTCGGTCGGCGCGATCCGCACGCCGTCCAGCGTGGCCGCTGGGTATGGGGATTCCTGCGCACTCGGGCCTCGACTATCGGGGCGGGCACCGCGGAAATTCAGCGCAACACGATTGCCGAGCAGGTACTCGGCCTGCCGCGTGACCCGGCGATGCCGGATGTGAGGAGGTCGCGGTGA
- a CDS encoding alcohol dehydrogenase catalytic domain-containing protein, with translation MKSVRTGAVGKVEVVEIERPVPGPGDALVRIRACGICGTDVTFINMGGIPAMAANPVARAAAASPDQLVAVVLGHEPAGEVVAVGADVTGLAVGDHVVVNPQDAPSGIIGCGGEWGAMTEYLLIENAQHADRFGQLISHRIPFTDIEHAFDLTLTPGAAEKVVVTFD, from the coding sequence ATGAAATCGGTTCGGACCGGTGCCGTCGGCAAGGTCGAGGTGGTCGAAATCGAGCGGCCGGTGCCCGGGCCCGGGGATGCGCTGGTGCGGATCCGGGCGTGTGGGATCTGCGGCACCGACGTGACCTTCATCAATATGGGTGGCATACCCGCGATGGCGGCCAACCCGGTGGCACGCGCCGCCGCCGCGTCCCCGGATCAGCTGGTGGCGGTCGTGCTCGGGCACGAACCCGCCGGTGAAGTCGTCGCCGTCGGCGCCGACGTAACCGGACTGGCGGTCGGTGATCATGTGGTGGTCAACCCGCAGGACGCGCCGTCGGGGATCATCGGCTGCGGTGGCGAATGGGGCGCGATGACCGAATACCTGCTCATCGAGAACGCTCAACACGCCGACCGATTCGGCCAACTCATCAGCCACCGCATCCCCTTCACCGACATCGAACACGCCTTCGACCTCACCCTCACCCCAGGCGCAGCCGAAAAAGTAGTCGTCACCTTCGACTAG
- a CDS encoding MarR family winged helix-turn-helix transcriptional regulator codes for MDKPTDQIEFESMLLGRHTLHAHYTRESDLLDRSAYLLLSRLSIEGPMSIGQLCDAFGLNCSTLNRQTSALRRAGFVERILDPDGGLARKFRITAKGRHAFDTDRAVRVSGLDDVVRDWSPEDLVAFAGYLRRLNHEIEHRRGQIWPRPESEAIMIR; via the coding sequence ATGGACAAGCCAACAGACCAGATCGAATTCGAGTCCATGCTGTTGGGCCGTCACACGCTGCACGCGCACTACACGCGCGAGTCCGACCTGCTGGACCGCAGCGCGTACCTGCTGCTCAGCCGGCTCAGCATCGAAGGCCCGATGTCCATCGGACAGCTGTGCGACGCCTTCGGCCTGAACTGCTCGACACTCAACCGGCAGACCAGCGCGCTGCGGCGCGCAGGGTTCGTCGAACGCATTCTCGACCCCGACGGCGGCCTGGCCCGCAAATTCCGGATCACCGCGAAGGGCAGACACGCATTCGACACCGATCGAGCGGTCAGGGTCAGCGGCCTCGACGATGTCGTGCGCGATTGGTCACCCGAGGATCTCGTCGCTTTCGCGGGCTATCTGCGCCGCCTCAATCACGAAATCGAGCACCGCCGGGGCCAGATCTGGCCCCGGCCCGAGTCCGAGGCCATCATGATCCGCTGA
- a CDS encoding ferredoxin: MKITIDTTKCSGHARCAAAAPEMFELDDSGYALPYAGEVPAGHEDDAREGVLACPERAITFE, encoded by the coding sequence ATGAAGATCACCATTGACACGACGAAGTGTTCCGGACACGCACGGTGTGCGGCCGCGGCTCCGGAGATGTTCGAACTCGATGACAGCGGTTACGCCCTGCCCTACGCCGGTGAGGTTCCGGCGGGTCACGAGGATGATGCCCGTGAAGGTGTGCTGGCGTGTCCGGAGCGGGCCATCACCTTCGAGTGA
- a CDS encoding NADPH:quinone oxidoreductase family protein, whose product MKAARCTEYGPPSGLSVVELDDPEPGPGEVLVRVHAAAVNFPDVLIAANQYQVSAPLPFTPGSEFAGVIAALGPGVTGPPVGSAVAGAVLAGAFAEQVVVPVTALREIPDGLDMIHAAAFHVTYATAYHALVTIGQGSAGEWVAVLGAAGGVGTATVDVATRLGMRVIAAASSPDRLVVAQKLGAEGGIDYVREDLKTRIRELTGGEGVHLIIDPVGGDYSEAALRAVRRGGRFVTVGYADGKIPRIPLNLVLLKEAIVRGFEIRMLRQYVPEVVAAGDRALAQLVREGMRPLVSDVHALDDVAAALTAVAERRTTGKVVLDMRAG is encoded by the coding sequence GTGAAGGCCGCACGCTGTACGGAATATGGTCCGCCGAGCGGACTTTCGGTCGTCGAGCTCGACGACCCCGAACCCGGTCCCGGCGAAGTGCTGGTCCGCGTGCACGCCGCGGCGGTCAACTTCCCGGACGTGCTGATCGCGGCGAACCAATATCAGGTTTCGGCGCCGCTGCCGTTCACCCCGGGCAGTGAGTTCGCCGGTGTCATCGCCGCACTCGGCCCCGGGGTGACGGGCCCGCCGGTCGGCTCGGCCGTGGCCGGTGCGGTGCTCGCCGGTGCGTTCGCCGAGCAGGTCGTGGTGCCCGTCACCGCGCTGCGCGAGATTCCCGACGGTCTCGACATGATCCACGCCGCCGCGTTCCATGTCACCTACGCCACGGCATACCACGCACTGGTCACCATCGGACAGGGCAGCGCGGGGGAGTGGGTGGCGGTGCTCGGCGCCGCGGGTGGGGTCGGCACGGCCACAGTCGACGTCGCGACGCGATTGGGGATGCGGGTCATCGCGGCCGCCTCCAGCCCGGACCGCCTGGTCGTGGCGCAGAAGCTCGGTGCCGAAGGCGGGATCGACTATGTCCGTGAGGATTTGAAGACCCGGATCCGCGAGCTGACCGGCGGCGAGGGCGTCCACCTCATCATCGATCCGGTGGGCGGCGACTACTCGGAGGCCGCGCTGCGTGCGGTACGGCGGGGTGGCCGGTTCGTCACGGTGGGCTACGCGGACGGAAAGATTCCACGCATCCCGCTCAACCTCGTACTACTGAAGGAGGCGATCGTCCGAGGATTCGAGATACGGATGTTGCGTCAGTACGTGCCGGAGGTGGTGGCAGCCGGTGACCGCGCACTCGCCCAGTTGGTCCGGGAAGGGATGCGCCCGCTCGTCTCTGACGTCCATGCCCTGGACGACGTCGCGGCCGCGCTGACCGCCGTGGCCGAACGCCGCACCACCGGAAAGGTCGTTCTCGACATGCGGGCGGGGTGA
- a CDS encoding mycofactocin-coupled SDR family oxidoreductase, which produces MGRVQDKVVFITGAARGQGRAHALRLAEEGADIIAVDICADIATNAYPLASRQDLDETVRLVEKLGRRIVARQADVRDPAALKAAVAEGVAELGRLDAVVAQAGIAPLGPQQGIQAFIDAITVDFNGVVHAVEAALPYLPDGGSIVATGSIAALIPASVDNPANGPGGLGYSFAKRSVAAFIHDLATVLNSRRIRVNAVHPTNVNTDMLNSGIMYRSFRPDLENPTREDALESFPATTGFGNPYVEPEDVADTVLFLVSDESRYVTGMQMRVDAGGYVKKRPQLPTF; this is translated from the coding sequence ATGGGTCGAGTGCAGGACAAGGTCGTCTTCATTACCGGGGCAGCGCGCGGACAGGGTCGCGCACATGCGCTGCGCCTCGCCGAAGAGGGCGCCGACATCATCGCCGTCGACATCTGCGCGGATATCGCCACCAATGCCTATCCGCTGGCCAGTCGGCAGGACCTCGACGAAACCGTGCGCCTGGTCGAGAAGCTCGGCCGCCGCATCGTCGCCCGGCAAGCCGACGTGCGCGATCCAGCGGCACTGAAGGCCGCCGTGGCCGAGGGCGTCGCCGAACTCGGCCGGCTCGACGCCGTGGTCGCCCAGGCCGGCATCGCCCCGCTCGGACCCCAGCAGGGCATCCAGGCCTTCATCGACGCCATCACCGTCGATTTCAACGGCGTCGTGCACGCGGTCGAGGCCGCACTCCCGTACCTGCCCGACGGCGGCTCGATCGTCGCGACCGGATCCATCGCCGCACTGATCCCGGCCAGCGTCGACAACCCGGCCAATGGACCCGGCGGTCTGGGTTACTCCTTCGCCAAGCGCAGTGTCGCCGCCTTCATCCATGACCTCGCGACAGTCCTCAACTCCCGGCGGATCCGGGTCAATGCCGTCCACCCGACGAACGTCAACACCGACATGCTCAACAGCGGCATCATGTACCGCTCGTTCCGGCCCGACCTCGAGAACCCGACCCGCGAGGATGCGCTGGAATCCTTCCCCGCGACCACCGGATTCGGTAACCCGTACGTCGAACCGGAGGACGTCGCCGACACCGTGCTGTTCCTCGTCTCCGATGAATCCCGCTACGTCACCGGCATGCAGATGCGTGTCGACGCCGGCGGCTACGTCAAGAAGCGCCCCCAGCTGCCGACATTCTGA
- a CDS encoding TetR/AcrR family transcriptional regulator, which produces MTDLADHMSEHGPTSDRMMARAHTARLVRAARSHQVIVSASEIFAARGYHGTSMDEISRQSGLSKPSLYQYFPSKLELYLAVLQQHLDRLVSTVQDALHLTTDNHGRLSAAVHAYFDFIDNDADGFRLIFESDVPTEPSVQWRIGQANAACVGAVHDLLIRDSGLGPERAWALAVGLVGASQFTARYWLNADRPLPKEQAVETTVSLCWGGLSHLPLRAVSRSPGRRD; this is translated from the coding sequence ATGACCGATCTCGCTGACCACATGTCCGAGCACGGGCCCACATCCGACCGGATGATGGCCCGCGCGCATACGGCCAGATTGGTCCGTGCGGCGCGAAGCCACCAGGTAATCGTGAGCGCCAGCGAGATTTTCGCGGCACGCGGCTACCACGGGACCAGTATGGATGAGATCTCGCGGCAATCAGGTCTCAGCAAACCGAGTCTGTACCAGTACTTTCCGAGCAAACTGGAGCTGTATCTGGCTGTGCTGCAACAGCATCTGGACAGACTGGTGTCCACTGTCCAGGACGCCTTGCATTTGACGACCGACAATCACGGGCGACTGTCGGCGGCGGTGCACGCCTATTTCGACTTCATCGACAATGATGCCGACGGGTTCCGTCTCATCTTCGAGTCGGATGTGCCGACCGAGCCGTCCGTGCAGTGGCGGATAGGGCAGGCCAACGCGGCCTGCGTCGGCGCCGTGCACGATCTGCTCATCCGAGACTCCGGCCTGGGCCCGGAGCGCGCCTGGGCCCTGGCGGTCGGACTTGTCGGCGCCAGCCAGTTCACCGCGCGCTACTGGCTGAACGCCGACCGTCCCTTACCGAAAGAACAGGCCGTCGAAACCACCGTCTCCCTCTGCTGGGGCGGTCTGTCGCATCTGCCGCTGCGGGCGGTTTCCCGCTCACCGGGAAGACGCGATTGA
- a CDS encoding NAD(P)-dependent oxidoreductase: MSTLATIGFVGAGRVGEPMVERLLAAGHRVRLYTRRAEVGDRLSAAGAQLVPAVRDIADVDVVVNCLFSDAQVLAVLPEVVGAMGERTVLLSHTTGTPATLSRLDQFSPTGKAAVVDGAFSGTADAARAGRLVIYLGGEPEQVATARQVVGAYAEHIITTGARGSGMLVKLLNNLLFATIGQVTLRGLEAGRALGIDDSALLEALSVSGGGSNAGRHIAALGGPDRYTATVTPFLRKDLAACQEMAAEMGLDLSALLAVAHGGPMDLADTTTLENGAVR; the protein is encoded by the coding sequence GTGAGTACTCTCGCAACGATCGGATTCGTCGGCGCCGGGCGGGTCGGCGAGCCAATGGTGGAACGTTTGCTGGCGGCCGGGCACCGGGTTCGCCTGTATACCCGGCGGGCCGAGGTCGGTGACCGGCTCTCGGCCGCCGGTGCGCAACTCGTCCCAGCGGTCCGCGATATCGCCGATGTCGATGTCGTCGTCAACTGCCTCTTCAGTGACGCCCAGGTGTTAGCGGTGCTGCCCGAGGTCGTCGGCGCGATGGGCGAGCGCACGGTACTCCTGTCGCACACCACGGGCACACCCGCGACGCTGAGCCGCCTGGACCAGTTCTCGCCCACAGGCAAGGCCGCGGTAGTGGACGGCGCATTCAGCGGAACCGCGGATGCGGCCCGCGCCGGACGCCTTGTCATCTATCTGGGCGGTGAGCCCGAGCAGGTGGCCACGGCGCGTCAAGTCGTCGGCGCCTATGCCGAGCACATCATCACTACGGGCGCGCGCGGTTCGGGGATGCTGGTGAAGCTGCTCAACAACCTGCTGTTCGCCACGATCGGGCAGGTGACATTGCGAGGTCTGGAGGCGGGCCGCGCCCTGGGGATCGACGATAGCGCGCTGCTCGAGGCCCTCTCGGTCAGCGGCGGCGGGAGCAACGCGGGTCGGCATATCGCCGCCCTCGGCGGGCCCGATCGCTATACCGCCACCGTCACGCCGTTTCTGCGCAAAGACCTCGCGGCGTGCCAGGAAATGGCGGCCGAAATGGGCCTGGACCTGTCGGCATTGCTGGCCGTCGCCCATGGCGGGCCGATGGATCTCGCCGATACCACCACCCTCGAGAATGGAGCTGTCCGATGA
- a CDS encoding MFS transporter codes for MEKSDSAKAGQVVGVLAFAGIIAAVMQTVVIPLIAQFPQLLHTTPSNASWVVTVTLLVASVATPVAGRLGDLYGKRRVLLLSTVPLMVGSVVCAVSSSVLPMIVGRGLQGMGVGIVPIGISLMRDVLPARRLGSAVALLSASLGIGAALGLPVSSAVAEYSNWRVLFWGTAVLCGLIAVAIWVVVPDSPVKASGGFDVVGAFGLGAGLVCLLLGVSKGAAWGWGSGTIVGLFAAAVVLLLVWGWWELRIVDPLVDLRVTARPPVLLTNVASMVVGVAMYAAMLTVPQLLQAPRSTGYGLGQSMLQMGLWMAPAGLMMMLLSPVGARLSAVRGPKVTLIAGALVIALGYGATTVLMGTTWGLLIALCVVNGGVALAYGAMPTLIMGAVPLSETASANSFNTLMRSVGTSISAAVIGVVLAQMSMSVGGHAIPTENGFRTSLLIGCAVALVAAVIAATIPVRRALSAEQSVDVAEPVAEPVAERV; via the coding sequence GTGGAGAAGTCGGATTCCGCGAAGGCGGGGCAGGTCGTGGGGGTGTTGGCGTTCGCGGGGATTATCGCGGCGGTCATGCAGACGGTGGTGATTCCGTTGATCGCGCAGTTTCCGCAGTTGTTGCATACGACGCCGTCGAATGCGTCGTGGGTGGTGACGGTGACGTTGCTGGTGGCGTCGGTGGCGACGCCGGTGGCGGGGCGGTTGGGTGATTTGTATGGCAAGCGGCGGGTGTTGTTGTTGTCGACGGTGCCGTTGATGGTGGGGTCGGTGGTGTGTGCGGTGTCGTCGTCGGTGTTGCCGATGATCGTCGGTCGTGGTTTGCAGGGTATGGGTGTGGGGATCGTGCCGATCGGGATCAGTTTGATGCGTGATGTGTTGCCGGCGCGGCGGTTGGGTTCGGCGGTGGCGTTGTTGAGTGCGTCGTTGGGGATCGGGGCGGCGTTGGGGTTGCCGGTGTCCTCGGCGGTGGCGGAGTATTCGAATTGGCGGGTGTTGTTCTGGGGGACCGCGGTGTTGTGTGGGTTGATCGCGGTGGCGATCTGGGTGGTGGTGCCGGATTCGCCGGTCAAGGCGTCGGGTGGTTTCGATGTTGTTGGTGCGTTCGGGTTGGGTGCGGGGTTGGTGTGTTTGCTGCTGGGGGTGTCCAAGGGTGCGGCGTGGGGTTGGGGTAGTGGCACGATTGTGGGGTTGTTCGCGGCGGCGGTGGTGTTGCTGCTGGTGTGGGGTTGGTGGGAGTTGCGGATTGTTGATCCGTTGGTGGATCTGCGGGTGACGGCGCGGCCTCCGGTGTTGCTGACGAATGTCGCGTCGATGGTTGTGGGTGTGGCGATGTATGCGGCGATGCTGACGGTGCCGCAGTTGCTGCAGGCGCCGAGGTCGACCGGATATGGCCTGGGGCAGTCGATGTTGCAGATGGGGTTGTGGATGGCTCCGGCGGGTTTGATGATGATGCTGCTCTCGCCGGTGGGTGCTCGGCTCTCGGCGGTGCGTGGTCCGAAGGTCACCCTGATCGCGGGTGCGTTGGTGATCGCGCTGGGTTACGGCGCGACGACGGTGTTGATGGGGACGACGTGGGGTCTGCTGATCGCGCTGTGTGTCGTCAACGGTGGTGTCGCGTTGGCCTATGGCGCGATGCCCACACTGATCATGGGTGCGGTGCCGCTGTCGGAGACGGCGTCGGCCAATAGTTTCAACACGTTGATGCGGTCGGTGGGGACCTCGATCTCGGCGGCGGTGATCGGTGTTGTGCTGGCGCAGATGAGCATGAGCGTGGGCGGGCACGCCATCCCGACCGAGAACGGGTTCCGTACGAGTCTGTTGATCGGCTGTGCTGTCGCGCTGGTCGCGGCGGTGATCGCGGCTACCATCCCGGTGCGGCGAGCCCTCTCCGCAGAGCAGTCGGTCGACGTGGCAGAGCCCGTGGCAGAGCCTGTGGCAGAGCGTGTCTGA
- a CDS encoding ABC transporter ATP-binding protein, giving the protein MSIRGLSLAFGATAVLREIDLDIEPGEIVAVVGASGSGKSTLLRVIAGLEQPTSGEVRVDGLGVAGIDPRCAVVFQEPRLLPWRDVSGNVALGLPVGITRAEGKAAVRHWLEVVGLRGFEKHRPRQISGGMAQRAALARALVRRPGVLLLDEPFAALDALTRLRMQNLLEQVQRDVGTTVVLVTHDIDEALVLADRVVLLESAGLEQQGSTVGTVIDVSETRPRERSDQRLVELRAILLDRLGVPSRSAIKEHIR; this is encoded by the coding sequence ATCTCGATACGCGGACTGAGCCTTGCGTTCGGTGCCACGGCGGTGTTGCGCGAGATCGACCTCGATATCGAACCGGGCGAGATCGTCGCGGTGGTCGGCGCTTCCGGTAGTGGTAAATCGACGTTGCTGCGAGTCATCGCCGGTTTGGAGCAACCGACCAGCGGCGAGGTGCGCGTCGACGGACTCGGCGTCGCCGGTATTGACCCACGGTGCGCCGTAGTTTTCCAGGAGCCGCGCCTGCTGCCGTGGCGGGACGTGTCCGGCAATGTGGCCTTGGGGTTGCCGGTGGGGATCACACGGGCGGAAGGTAAAGCGGCGGTGCGGCATTGGCTCGAGGTCGTCGGTCTGCGCGGTTTCGAGAAGCATCGGCCGCGCCAGATATCCGGCGGTATGGCGCAGCGCGCCGCATTGGCCCGTGCCCTCGTCCGCCGACCTGGCGTACTACTGCTGGACGAGCCGTTCGCCGCACTCGACGCACTGACTCGGCTGCGCATGCAGAACCTGCTGGAGCAGGTGCAACGCGATGTCGGAACGACGGTCGTGCTCGTCACCCACGACATCGATGAGGCACTGGTGCTCGCCGACCGCGTCGTCCTGCTCGAGTCTGCCGGGCTCGAACAGCAGGGTTCCACCGTCGGGACAGTGATCGATGTATCGGAGACCCGTCCTCGCGAACGATCCGACCAGCGACTGGTCGAACTTCGCGCCATCCTGCTCGACCGGCTCGGGGTGCCCAGCCGCAGCGCCATCAAGGAGCACATTCGATGA
- a CDS encoding aldo/keto reductase has translation MAMIPWSPLAGGWLTGKYRRGEQAPAGSRFDPNSPFMQGRFSHADELAAPVRFDAVEALRGIADQAGISLTALALAFVGSHPAVTSTLVGPRTMRHLDDALASAEVRLDNDVLDAIDKIVPPGTDMPGIDHFIEYPALRPESRRRPHRES, from the coding sequence ATGGCGATGATTCCATGGAGCCCCCTCGCGGGCGGCTGGCTGACCGGAAAGTACCGGCGGGGCGAACAGGCGCCTGCGGGGTCGCGTTTCGACCCGAACAGTCCGTTCATGCAGGGCAGATTCAGCCACGCGGACGAACTCGCCGCCCCAGTCCGCTTCGATGCCGTAGAGGCTCTGCGCGGCATCGCCGACCAGGCCGGTATCTCCCTGACCGCATTGGCCCTCGCTTTCGTCGGCAGCCATCCCGCCGTCACCTCGACCCTGGTCGGGCCACGCACCATGCGGCATCTGGACGACGCGCTCGCGTCGGCGGAGGTCCGTCTCGACAATGATGTGCTCGACGCCATCGACAAGATCGTCCCGCCCGGCACCGACATGCCAGGCATCGACCACTTCATCGAGTACCCGGCGCTGCGGCCGGAGTCCCGGCGGCGCCCGCATCGAGAATCATGA
- a CDS encoding amidohydrolase family protein has protein sequence MPLQPWMKLLSTDDHLIEPPRLWLDRLPAKYREAGPRIVEQPREGSQLPAEVWSYEGRIYPYIGLNAVAGKKPEEFGMEPTRYDEMIPGCYDPKARLRDMDLDGVWGALCFPSFPRFAGTIFLEGQDRELALLCVQAWNDFVLDEWCAAAPDRLIPLIILPLWDVPASVAEIHRTAAKGAKAISFPENPAPLGLPSYYSADWDPVFSAAEETDMPLCLHFGTSGKPPKTSDDAPFAVTISLFGCNSMFATADLLFSPVLHKHPKLKVGLSEGGIGWMPYLLERMDGTWERHRFYQNVNQDVRPSELFHKHFHGCFIDDRFGVEVRHHIGVDKITWECDYPHSDSYWPKSAAYAAEVLAEVPDDEVHKIVELNTRRLYNFPA, from the coding sequence ATGCCATTACAGCCATGGATGAAGTTGCTGTCGACCGATGACCACCTGATCGAGCCCCCGCGGCTGTGGTTGGACCGGTTGCCGGCGAAGTACCGGGAGGCGGGTCCGCGCATCGTGGAGCAGCCACGCGAAGGCAGCCAACTTCCGGCGGAGGTGTGGAGCTACGAAGGCCGGATCTATCCCTACATCGGCCTGAACGCCGTGGCAGGTAAGAAGCCCGAGGAATTCGGCATGGAGCCGACGCGCTACGACGAGATGATTCCGGGTTGCTACGACCCGAAGGCCCGGTTGCGCGATATGGACCTCGACGGTGTGTGGGGCGCGTTGTGCTTCCCGTCGTTCCCGCGCTTCGCGGGCACGATCTTCCTGGAGGGGCAGGACCGCGAACTCGCCCTGCTGTGCGTACAGGCGTGGAACGACTTCGTCCTCGATGAATGGTGCGCGGCGGCGCCCGACCGGCTCATTCCGCTGATCATCCTGCCGCTGTGGGACGTGCCGGCCAGTGTCGCCGAGATCCACCGGACCGCGGCCAAGGGTGCGAAGGCGATCTCGTTCCCGGAGAACCCGGCGCCGCTCGGGCTGCCGTCGTACTACAGCGCCGACTGGGATCCGGTCTTCTCCGCTGCCGAAGAAACCGATATGCCGCTGTGCCTGCACTTCGGTACCTCGGGCAAGCCGCCGAAGACCTCGGACGATGCGCCGTTCGCGGTGACGATCTCGCTGTTCGGGTGCAACTCGATGTTCGCCACCGCCGATCTGCTGTTCTCGCCGGTGTTGCACAAGCACCCCAAGCTCAAGGTGGGTTTGTCCGAGGGCGGGATCGGCTGGATGCCGTATCTGCTGGAGCGGATGGACGGCACCTGGGAGCGGCACCGGTTCTACCAGAACGTCAACCAGGACGTGCGGCCCTCGGAGTTGTTCCACAAGCATTTCCACGGCTGCTTCATCGATGACCGGTTCGGCGTCGAGGTGCGTCACCACATCGGCGTCGACAAGATCACCTGGGAGTGTGACTACCCGCACTCCGACTCGTACTGGCCCAAGAGCGCTGCCTACGCGGCGGAGGTGCTGGCCGAGGTGCCCGACGACGAGGTCCACAAGATCGTGGAGCTCAACACCCGCCGACTCTACAACTTTCCCGCATGA
- a CDS encoding DoxX family protein — MDVADLALALIRLVIGATMIAHGTNHWFGGGRIPGTARWFTGLGLRNGTLHAWLSVITEISAGTLLILGLLTPLACAAVISVMLVAGLLAHRPNGFFVFKEGYEYVLVLAATTLALAALGPGRLSLDHATDITIHGWTGAAIALGVAAVSTTGLLALYWRPQPKEPAA, encoded by the coding sequence ATGGATGTCGCCGATCTCGCCCTGGCACTGATCCGACTCGTCATAGGCGCGACCATGATCGCCCACGGCACCAACCACTGGTTCGGCGGCGGCCGCATCCCCGGCACCGCCCGCTGGTTCACCGGCCTCGGACTACGCAACGGCACACTCCACGCCTGGCTCAGCGTCATCACCGAAATCAGCGCAGGCACACTACTGATCCTCGGACTCCTCACCCCACTGGCCTGCGCAGCCGTCATCTCCGTCATGCTCGTCGCCGGACTACTCGCCCACCGCCCCAACGGATTCTTCGTCTTCAAAGAAGGCTACGAATACGTCCTCGTCCTCGCCGCCACCACACTCGCCCTCGCCGCCCTCGGACCCGGACGACTCTCCCTCGACCACGCCACCGACATCACCATCCACGGCTGGACCGGCGCCGCAATCGCCCTCGGCGTCGCCGCCGTATCAACCACCGGACTGCTCGCACTCTACTGGCGACCACAGCCCAAAGAGCCTGCGGCGTAG